The genomic region ACCTAATCAATTTGCCAGGTCGGTTAAAACAATACCCCTCCTGAGACTCAACAGGCAGCGATGTTCGTCCTTCGCTTACCTGCCAGGGATTAAAAATCTTGCGCTTGAACCATAATTCTAGTAAACTATTAAAAAAAATCAGATCTAACCGCATTCGGTCGTCTGGCTCCTTAGGAACAAGAGCAGAGAAAAAGATAACCGGCAGGGAGAGGTGAATCAGGATTTATTCATAAGACAGCAGTACTTTTCAATGCTGAACTTTAAAAAGGAGAGGAGATTACTATGAAGATTATGGTCGGATATGATGGATCAGATCCAGCCAAGGAGGCTCTTAAGCTGGCTAAAATGCATGCTGAGGCCTTTGAAGCTAACACAGTCTATGTGCTGACCTCTTTGGAAGGAGAACCTCATGATCAAGTAAAAGGTTTGGAAAAGGCGGAACAAGATCTAGCATCTGCAGAGGTCTTTCTAAAAGATAGTAATTTTACAACGGAAACAAAATTAATGACTCAAGGTCTCAGCCCGGGAGAAACACTGGTCGAATTTGCACAGGAAAACGAGGTTGACGAAATTATTCTTGGGATCGTAAAGACCTCAAAAGTTGGTAAACTGGTGTTTGGCTCCACGGCTCAGTACGTGATACTAAAGGCTCCTTGCCCGGTCGTTACTGTCAAGTGAGTCCTCGGTAGAGAGAATCGTTATAAGCATTAATCAGCACCCAGAAACCTGGACGCTGCTTCCCGAACTTTGAATCGCATCCCATCTTTTATTTTCGGAAATCCTCGGGGTTCAGAAAAAGCCATCCGTCTGATGGGCGAAACCAGATAACTACTCCTTTTCTTTAAGCGTTTTTTTAAGCTCGCGGGTTAGGGGGAAGGGTCTCGTTTTTAAAAAGGCTTGCATTTTTCCATTCGCTGCGTAAAAATAACCGATATGTTAAATCTAACATATTGGTTCAGACAATGAATAGCTTCAACGAACTCCTGGCCCGTTCTGTAAAAGAGCATGGCCACCTGTGTCCGGGGCAGGTGCTGGGGGTCCGCATGGCCATGTTGGGCCTGGAACTCCTGGACTATGAAGCTCCCCTGGATAAAATCAATATCAAGAAGGTGGTCGTCTTTGTTGAAATAGATCGGTGCGCCGCCGATGCTATCGCGACGACAACCGGCGTCAAGTTAGGTCGCCGTTCTCTTAAATTTAAAGATTACGGGCTCATGGCCGCCACGTTTGTCAATCTGCCAGACGGCCTGGCCTTCCGGGTCGCGGTGCGTGAAGATTGCCGTTCTAAGGCCGGCCAATACGTAGCAGGCATTTCGGACAGGCATGAACGGGAAACTAAGGCCTACCAGCTCATGCCTCTTTCTGAACTTTTTACCGTCATGGCAGTCGAAGTTGAAATCCCGCCTGAAGACCTGCCTGGCTTATCACGCCACAAGGTGAGCTGTGAACAGTGCGGCGCTGAGATACGGCACAAACGGGAAGTCAAGGCCAACGGCCGTTTCCTCTGCCGCGTCTGCGCCGGTGAGGCCTATTTTAAGCCTCTCCGACCGGTCCGGAACCTGGACGCCTTAAGTCCGAACACGGCGCGGGTGGAGGGACCATCTCCTTTCCGATGTGATGCGGAACATCCCCGGCGAGGCTAAGGCTAATATCACATGGCCCTCCGGGCAGCCAGGGCTGGCTGGCTTCTGATTTTCGGGGAAAGTCCCGCACTCTTCTCTATTGACCCACACTCACCTTAGCTTTATACTGTCTATCATCCAAAATAAATATCTATATTTTCGGTAAATTCCTGCAGCCTTTTTCATAAAAAAGGCATGGATGAAACCCGTCTGTGCTTCTTGAGACAAGGAAGGGCTGTTATGGTCCCGTCAAAAAGAATCTTTATTCTCAAGGCCCAGTTAGTAAAAATGTCCAGGGTCTCACACCAGGGAGAGATACGTTTATGGGTTTGGAGTGAACCGCATAAGATGTCAAAAGCGGAGGGGTTTTGTAACAATCTTCAATGATACAGAAACAACTCTTATCAGAAAAAATTTTCATTTCTCT from Deltaproteobacteria bacterium harbors:
- a CDS encoding universal stress protein; amino-acid sequence: MKIMVGYDGSDPAKEALKLAKMHAEAFEANTVYVLTSLEGEPHDQVKGLEKAEQDLASAEVFLKDSNFTTETKLMTQGLSPGETLVEFAQENEVDEIILGIVKTSKVGKLVFGSTAQYVILKAPCPVVTVK
- a CDS encoding formylmethanofuran dehydrogenase; this translates as MNSFNELLARSVKEHGHLCPGQVLGVRMAMLGLELLDYEAPLDKINIKKVVVFVEIDRCAADAIATTTGVKLGRRSLKFKDYGLMAATFVNLPDGLAFRVAVREDCRSKAGQYVAGISDRHERETKAYQLMPLSELFTVMAVEVEIPPEDLPGLSRHKVSCEQCGAEIRHKREVKANGRFLCRVCAGEAYFKPLRPVRNLDALSPNTARVEGPSPFRCDAEHPRRG